Proteins from a genomic interval of Neisseria arctica:
- a CDS encoding toxin-activating lysine-acyltransferase encodes MKFEDIDVVAPSLFPDEIWNEAEVFGAITWLWMKSKAYCNSPINEMAAWVLPVLKNGQFALFSRHAQPLGYITWAYFDEAAQSRYLESNDSLLQNQDWNSGDCMWFINWFAPFGHSRLIKNITVQLFPHQCVRSLHHRGDERGMRIMLFKGQAVDAVQQAAWEKAHPIRQAPF; translated from the coding sequence ATGAAATTTGAAGATATAGATGTTGTTGCTCCGAGCCTGTTTCCTGATGAAATTTGGAATGAAGCAGAGGTTTTTGGCGCTATTACCTGGTTGTGGATGAAATCAAAAGCCTATTGCAACAGCCCTATCAACGAAATGGCTGCTTGGGTATTGCCCGTATTGAAAAATGGCCAGTTTGCCTTGTTTAGCCGTCATGCCCAACCTCTGGGTTATATCACGTGGGCCTACTTCGATGAGGCGGCTCAATCACGTTACCTGGAATCGAACGACAGCTTGCTGCAGAACCAAGATTGGAACAGTGGTGATTGCATGTGGTTCATTAATTGGTTTGCTCCCTTTGGACACAGCCGCCTAATAAAAAATATAACGGTTCAGCTATTTCCCCATCAATGCGTGCGTTCTTTACATCATAGAGGGGATGAACGCGGCATGAGAATCATGTTGTTTAAAGGGCAAGCCGTTGATGCTGTACAACAAGCTGCATGGGAGAAGGCTCACCCTATACGGCAAGCACCGTTTTAA
- a CDS encoding ShlB/FhaC/HecB family hemolysin secretion/activation protein: MKTLNYKIKPLATALVTLTLPTTLFSAPIAAESEHQAAEVQENHFLREQQRIDQQQQQWQPSQDVRLDRKIQSPATTLPEEESPCFHIQQVLLDGDSAQQFQADLKKSLDSLGFKSGMCLGAQGINRIMSSTQNTLIGKGYITTRILAAPQDLNNSILTLTVAPGRIGKLYVQGKENSNNTAGRIANFQNEFPISNGQILNLRDLEQGLENLKRIPTAEADIRIEPAAVPNQSDVVVQWQQRPLPYRLSFGVDDSGSKETGKYQANVTFSADNPFGLSDLFYLSYGRDLGHKASYTDNDGHTTGSGSKSLAAHYSVPFGNWLWAFNHSRYRYHQAVAGDSENYDYNGERFNTDIGVTRLLYRDAHRKSHAGLKLWKQESHSFINDAEIPVQRRKTAGWGLNLSHKEYIGNATLNLGAAYKRGTGGANSLRAPEEAVGEGTSRMKILTADAGLNLPFSIGKQTLAYDTAVHAQWNKSPLIQLDKLAIGGRYTVRGFDGEMTLAAERGWYWRNDLSWQYRPGHLAYIGADVGHVSGPSAPKLLDQTLAGGVVGLKGQIKAGGQLYYDVFAGRPFKKPSGFQTANTALGFSLNYSF, from the coding sequence ATGAAAACGCTAAACTATAAAATCAAACCCTTAGCAACAGCTTTAGTCACCCTTACCTTACCAACAACTCTTTTTTCGGCTCCCATCGCTGCAGAATCAGAACATCAAGCCGCCGAAGTACAAGAAAATCATTTTTTGCGCGAACAGCAGCGCATCGACCAGCAACAGCAACAATGGCAGCCTAGCCAAGATGTACGTTTAGATAGAAAAATACAATCACCTGCAACAACCCTGCCGGAGGAGGAGTCTCCATGCTTCCACATCCAACAAGTATTGCTTGATGGCGATAGTGCACAGCAATTTCAAGCAGACCTCAAAAAGTCATTAGATTCTCTCGGATTTAAATCCGGTATGTGCTTGGGGGCGCAAGGAATCAACCGCATAATGTCATCTACCCAAAATACATTAATCGGCAAGGGTTATATCACCACCCGCATTTTGGCTGCCCCGCAAGACTTAAATAACAGTATCCTGACCTTAACTGTTGCCCCCGGACGTATAGGCAAACTATATGTGCAAGGAAAAGAAAACAGCAATAATACCGCAGGACGCATTGCAAACTTTCAGAACGAATTTCCTATTTCAAACGGCCAAATTCTCAATCTCCGTGATCTGGAGCAAGGACTGGAAAACCTCAAACGCATCCCCACCGCCGAAGCCGACATCCGCATCGAACCGGCAGCAGTCCCCAACCAAAGCGACGTGGTGGTGCAATGGCAGCAGCGCCCTCTGCCCTACCGCCTGAGTTTCGGCGTTGACGACAGCGGCAGTAAGGAAACCGGCAAATACCAGGCCAATGTGACCTTCTCGGCCGACAACCCGTTTGGTTTGAGCGATTTGTTCTATCTTTCATACGGCCGCGATTTGGGCCATAAAGCCAGCTACACAGATAACGACGGCCACACCACCGGCAGCGGCAGCAAATCTCTGGCAGCACATTATTCAGTGCCGTTCGGCAACTGGCTGTGGGCGTTCAACCACAGCCGTTACCGCTACCATCAGGCGGTGGCCGGCGATAGTGAAAACTATGATTACAACGGTGAGCGCTTCAATACCGACATCGGCGTCACCCGCCTGCTTTACCGGGATGCCCACCGTAAAAGTCATGCCGGTTTGAAACTGTGGAAGCAGGAATCACACAGTTTCATCAATGATGCTGAAATTCCCGTACAGCGCCGCAAAACCGCCGGTTGGGGACTCAATCTGAGCCACAAGGAATACATCGGCAATGCCACCCTCAACCTTGGTGCGGCCTACAAACGCGGTACCGGCGGGGCCAACAGCTTGCGTGCGCCTGAAGAAGCCGTCGGCGAAGGCACTTCGCGCATGAAAATCCTCACTGCCGATGCCGGTCTCAACCTACCCTTCTCCATCGGCAAACAGACTTTGGCCTACGACACCGCCGTACATGCCCAATGGAACAAATCGCCGCTGATACAGCTGGACAAACTTGCCATCGGCGGGCGATACACCGTGCGTGGCTTCGATGGCGAGATGACCCTGGCGGCCGAGCGTGGCTGGTATTGGCGCAACGATCTGAGCTGGCAATACCGGCCGGGACATTTGGCGTATATCGGTGCCGATGTCGGCCATGTGTCTGGGCCATCCGCGCCGAAACTGCTCGATCAAACTCTCGCCGGCGGCGTGGTCGGTCTTAAAGGGCAAATCAAGGCCGGCGGCCAGCTTTATTACGATGTGTTCGCCGGCAGGCCGTTTAAAAAGCCCTCCGGCTTTCAGACGGCCAATACGGCATTGGGATTCAGTTTGAATTATTCGTTTTAA
- the secA gene encoding preprotein translocase subunit SecA, with the protein MLTKLAKKVFGSRNDRLLKQYRKTVNRINAREAEIQALSDEALQAKTAEFKQRLADGATLNDILEEAFAVCREASRRVLGMRHFDVQLIGGMVLHDGKIAEMRTGEGKTLVATLPVYLNALSGKGVHVVTVNDYLARRDASIMEPLYNFLGLSVGVIVADMEPFHRQTAYNADITYGTNNEFGFDYLRDNMVTDQYDKVQRELSFAVVDEVDSILIDEARTPLIISGQADDNVQLYQVMDKVPAMLTRQETEEGEGDYWVDEKSHVVILSEAGHEHAEDILVKIGLLQEGDSLYSAANIMLMHHLMAALRAHSLFHKDQHYVIQDGEIVIVDEFTGRLMAGRRWSEGLHQAVEAKEGVEIKRENQTLASITFQNYFRLYDKLAGMTGTADTEAFEFQSIYGLETVIIPTNRPMQRKDANDQIFRSAEEKYEAVVADIKRCYEAGQPVLVGTTSIENSELVSQLLNREGLPHNVLNAKEHEREALIVAQAGKSGMITVATNMAGRGTDIVLGGNVKHQSDAIMADNSLSDEEKASRIAALEAGWEEEHQKVLAAGGLHIIGTERHESRRIDNQLRGRAGRQGDPGSSRFYLSFEDPLLRLFALDRAAAILNRLAPERGVAIEHGLLTRQIEGAQRKVEGRNFDMRKQVLEYDDVANDQRKVIYHQRNEILTNHNVTELAKSIREEVIGDLVDLHMPPDSMEEQWDIPALEAQLAGEFRVHADIQGWLSAEKTLDNPDIKARLIEQVEREYAEKVEIVGEQTMSGFERNVMLQVIDSNWREHLAAMDYLRQGIHLRGYAQKNPKQEYKREAFSMFENLWSSIKHNVASLLTSVQIERTEDIIAETQPQEISDIQEIHSGAPAMAEVLGESRDNLATEAFDPTGNDFSPEALAARGQLIHRNDPCPCGSGKKYKQCHGKLA; encoded by the coding sequence ATGCTTACAAAATTAGCCAAAAAAGTCTTTGGCAGCCGTAATGACCGTCTGCTCAAACAATACCGTAAAACAGTTAATCGAATCAATGCCCGCGAAGCCGAAATCCAAGCACTCAGCGATGAAGCGCTTCAAGCCAAAACCGCCGAATTCAAACAACGCTTGGCCGATGGCGCAACACTTAACGATATTCTCGAAGAAGCTTTCGCCGTTTGCCGCGAAGCTTCCCGACGCGTGCTCGGTATGCGTCATTTCGATGTACAGCTGATCGGCGGCATGGTATTGCACGACGGTAAAATTGCAGAAATGCGTACAGGCGAAGGCAAAACACTGGTTGCCACCCTCCCCGTCTATTTGAATGCCCTATCCGGAAAAGGCGTACATGTCGTAACCGTCAACGACTATCTCGCCCGCCGCGATGCCAGCATCATGGAGCCACTGTATAACTTCTTAGGCTTAAGCGTAGGCGTGATTGTGGCTGATATGGAGCCTTTCCACCGCCAAACCGCTTACAACGCCGATATAACCTACGGCACCAATAATGAATTCGGTTTCGACTACCTGCGCGACAACATGGTTACCGACCAATACGATAAGGTCCAGCGCGAACTGTCATTTGCCGTAGTGGACGAAGTCGATTCGATCTTAATCGACGAAGCGCGTACACCGCTGATTATCTCCGGCCAAGCCGATGATAACGTACAACTTTATCAAGTCATGGATAAAGTACCCGCCATGCTTACCCGCCAAGAAACCGAAGAAGGTGAAGGCGATTACTGGGTGGACGAAAAAAGCCATGTGGTTATCCTGAGCGAAGCAGGCCATGAGCATGCCGAAGATATCTTGGTAAAAATCGGCCTGTTACAAGAAGGCGATTCCCTATATTCCGCTGCCAACATTATGCTGATGCACCATCTGATGGCCGCATTACGCGCACACAGCCTGTTCCACAAAGACCAGCATTACGTTATCCAAGACGGCGAAATCGTTATTGTCGATGAATTTACAGGCCGTCTGATGGCAGGACGCCGCTGGTCCGAGGGCTTACATCAAGCCGTAGAAGCAAAAGAAGGCGTAGAAATCAAACGTGAAAACCAAACACTGGCCTCAATTACCTTCCAAAATTATTTCCGTCTCTACGACAAACTTGCCGGCATGACCGGCACAGCCGATACCGAAGCATTTGAGTTCCAAAGCATCTATGGCTTGGAAACGGTTATTATCCCGACCAACCGTCCGATGCAGCGCAAAGATGCCAACGACCAAATCTTCAGAAGTGCAGAAGAAAAATACGAAGCCGTCGTCGCCGACATCAAACGCTGTTATGAAGCCGGTCAGCCCGTATTGGTGGGCACCACCAGTATTGAAAACTCCGAACTCGTATCCCAGCTTCTAAATCGTGAGGGATTACCTCACAACGTCTTAAATGCCAAAGAGCACGAACGTGAAGCACTGATCGTGGCACAAGCGGGCAAATCCGGCATGATTACCGTAGCCACCAATATGGCCGGACGCGGTACCGACATTGTATTGGGCGGTAACGTCAAACACCAATCCGATGCCATCATGGCCGACAACAGCCTGAGCGATGAAGAAAAAGCCTCCCGTATCGCCGCGCTGGAAGCCGGTTGGGAAGAAGAGCATCAAAAAGTATTGGCTGCCGGCGGCCTGCACATCATCGGAACGGAGCGCCACGAAAGCCGCCGTATCGACAATCAGCTGCGCGGTCGTGCCGGCCGTCAAGGAGATCCCGGTTCAAGCCGCTTCTACCTTTCGTTTGAAGATCCTTTACTTCGCCTGTTTGCACTTGACCGTGCTGCTGCCATTCTCAACCGCCTCGCACCCGAGCGCGGCGTTGCCATTGAACACGGCCTGTTAACACGCCAAATCGAAGGGGCACAACGCAAAGTTGAAGGCCGCAATTTCGATATGCGCAAACAAGTATTGGAATATGACGACGTTGCGAATGACCAGCGTAAAGTGATTTACCACCAACGAAACGAAATCCTAACCAATCACAATGTAACCGAGCTGGCTAAGAGTATCCGTGAAGAGGTAATCGGTGACTTGGTCGATTTGCATATGCCGCCTGACAGCATGGAGGAGCAATGGGATATTCCCGCACTTGAAGCCCAATTAGCAGGCGAATTCCGCGTTCACGCCGATATTCAAGGTTGGCTCTCAGCAGAAAAAACCTTAGATAATCCGGATATCAAAGCCCGCCTGATAGAGCAAGTAGAACGTGAATATGCCGAAAAAGTAGAAATTGTCGGCGAGCAAACCATGAGTGGCTTCGAACGCAACGTTATGTTGCAAGTTATCGACAGCAACTGGCGCGAACATTTAGCCGCTATGGACTACTTACGCCAAGGCATCCACCTGCGCGGTTACGCACAGAAAAACCCCAAACAAGAATACAAGCGCGAAGCTTTTTCAATGTTTGAAAACTTATGGAGCAGCATCAAGCACAACGTTGCCTCATTGCTAACCTCTGTTCAAATAGAGCGTACCGAAGACATCATTGCGGAAACACAACCGCAGGAAATTAGTGACATACAAGAAATCCATTCCGGTGCACCTGCTATGGCGGAAGTTTTGGGAGAATCGCGCGACAATTTGGCTACCGAAGCTTTCGATCCGACAGGTAACGATTTCAGCCCGGAAGCATTAGCAGCTCGAGGCCAACTTATCCACCGCAACGATCCCTGCCCTTGCGGTAGTGGCAAAAAATATAAGCAGTGCCATGGCAAACTAGCCTAA
- a CDS encoding DciA family protein, producing MDLDQIGRRNAGAVEHTRLKSLIAQARYWHRLHSRVSEILPANLRPYVQTACIEEGCLVLLATNNMAASRLKMLMPGLLPQLRQLDSRIERVRARLIPQPPQALRENRLQMSKAALDGFSRTARQLQHHPELAEALQKLVRRRKNTAG from the coding sequence ATGGATTTAGACCAAATCGGTAGGCGTAATGCCGGAGCGGTAGAACACACCCGGTTAAAGAGCTTGATTGCGCAGGCACGTTATTGGCATAGACTGCATAGCCGGGTAAGTGAGATTCTTCCGGCCAATTTACGTCCTTATGTTCAGACGGCATGTATTGAAGAAGGTTGTTTGGTATTGTTGGCAACCAATAATATGGCGGCGTCACGTTTGAAAATGTTGATGCCGGGGCTATTGCCACAGTTGCGGCAGTTGGATAGCCGTATAGAGAGGGTGCGGGCACGTTTGATACCGCAGCCGCCCCAGGCGTTAAGAGAAAACCGCTTGCAGATGAGCAAAGCGGCTTTGGATGGTTTCAGCCGCACAGCCAGACAGTTACAGCATCATCCGGAGCTGGCTGAGGCTTTGCAAAAGTTGGTGCGGCGTCGGAAAAATACGGCTGGGTAA
- the azu gene encoding azurin, translated as MKVYLAMISAAALGLAACSQEAPKSAETAAPATEASAAASAPVAETAPASAPAAASSAVPATAAASDAACSTVVEATDAMKYNVSEINISKACPKFSITLKHVGTIPKAAMGHNLVIAKTEDVDGVVQEGAGAGADNNFIKADDTRVIAHSNLVGGGEETTITVDTGKFSAGNQYEFFCTFPGHVSMMRGKVNLTD; from the coding sequence ATGAAAGTTTATCTGGCTATGATTTCCGCTGCTGCATTAGGCTTGGCAGCCTGTTCGCAAGAAGCTCCGAAATCTGCCGAAACAGCAGCACCTGCTACCGAGGCTTCAGCAGCAGCTTCTGCTCCGGTAGCAGAAACCGCACCTGCATCAGCCCCGGCTGCTGCATCATCAGCGGTTCCGGCAACTGCGGCAGCCTCTGATGCGGCGTGCAGTACGGTTGTCGAAGCAACTGATGCGATGAAATACAATGTATCTGAAATTAATATCAGCAAAGCTTGCCCGAAATTCTCTATTACTTTGAAACATGTAGGTACGATTCCGAAAGCGGCAATGGGACACAATCTTGTGATTGCGAAAACGGAAGATGTTGACGGCGTGGTTCAAGAAGGTGCGGGTGCGGGTGCCGACAATAACTTTATTAAGGCGGATGATACCCGTGTAATCGCCCACAGTAATTTGGTGGGTGGCGGTGAGGAAACTACCATCACGGTTGATACCGGCAAATTCTCGGCGGGCAACCAATATGAGTTTTTCTGTACGTTCCCCGGCCATGTGTCGATGATGCGCGGCAAGGTGAATTTGACTGATTAA
- the azu gene encoding azurin translates to MKTYLAMISAAVLGLAACSQESPKSAETTAPAAESPASAATAASAETASVAAADAACSTVVESDDAMKFNVSEINISKACPQFSITLKHVGKMPKAAMGHNIVISKAEDVDAVVKESAAAGADNEFVKTDDARVIAHSSLIGGGEETTFTVDTGKFAAGNQYEFFCSFPGHVAMMRGKVNLTE, encoded by the coding sequence ATGAAAACTTATTTGGCTATGATTTCCGCTGCCGTACTGGGTTTGGCAGCCTGTTCCCAAGAGTCTCCCAAATCTGCTGAAACCACAGCGCCCGCTGCCGAATCTCCGGCATCGGCCGCAACGGCAGCCTCTGCTGAAACCGCATCTGTCGCGGCGGCAGATGCGGCTTGTAGTACGGTTGTGGAATCTGATGACGCTATGAAGTTTAATGTGTCGGAAATCAATATCAGTAAAGCTTGCCCGCAATTCTCGATTACGCTGAAGCATGTGGGCAAAATGCCCAAAGCGGCAATGGGGCATAATATTGTGATTAGTAAGGCCGAAGATGTGGATGCTGTGGTGAAAGAATCTGCCGCAGCAGGTGCCGATAACGAATTTGTAAAAACCGATGATGCTCGTGTGATTGCACACAGTAGCTTAATCGGTGGCGGTGAGGAAACTACATTTACGGTTGACACCGGTAAATTCGCAGCCGGCAACCAGTATGAATTTTTCTGCTCATTCCCCGGCCACGTAGCCATGATGCGCGGTAAGGTGAATCTGACGGAATAA
- the rmuC gene encoding DNA recombination protein RmuC, with protein sequence MTDSAPIILVFTALAAAALSALLVWLVLRNKHQTETAQLNNRLTELNQQYQFSEKTRTSAEAELAELQQQYRHSQTALTAAETTAAQMPGLQTELQESRKLVHELQSQIQDIHSRLAAATQQVENLQAHNNEYGRLKEDYQELQQTYSALQVSNERLHTQIQQERLAYEEKTALVNQARQQRDTEFGVLQAEATELRRQLAEEQVRNEGLATRIEQDRIAHEEKLALLTEARTSLSDQFQNLANSILEEKTKKFNEQNTESLNRLLNPLNERMGQFSQLVQNTYEKEAKERLTLENELKRLQNLNTQLHNDAQALTQALTGTQNKTQGNWGEMILETVLENSGLLKGREYIVQAAGTRTEEDGSTRRLQPDILVNLPDNKQIIIDSKVSLTSYVRHTQAADSSEAKQHLAAHVASIRAHIKGLSLKQYSNIEGINTLDFIFMFIPVEPAYLLALQHDNTLFQECFDKRIMLVGPSTLLATLRTVANIWRNEQQNQNALAIAEEGGKLYDKFVGFVGTLENIGKNLEQAQSQYQAAYKQLSEGRGNLVNRAQKLYKLGAKASKQLEKSLIEQAQNSQEALPEYSEHKADTAGGSLVEN encoded by the coding sequence ATGACCGATTCAGCCCCTATTATCCTAGTCTTCACAGCCCTTGCCGCAGCCGCACTGAGTGCATTACTTGTTTGGCTGGTACTGCGTAACAAACATCAAACCGAAACCGCACAACTCAACAACCGCCTTACCGAACTGAACCAACAATACCAATTCTCCGAGAAAACACGCACCTCGGCAGAAGCCGAACTGGCAGAGCTGCAACAACAATACCGGCACAGCCAAACCGCTCTTACGGCAGCCGAAACCACAGCTGCCCAAATGCCCGGCCTGCAAACCGAACTCCAAGAAAGCCGTAAACTTGTTCACGAGCTACAATCACAAATACAAGATATACATAGCCGTCTTGCCGCCGCTACCCAACAAGTTGAAAATCTGCAAGCCCACAACAATGAATACGGCCGTCTGAAAGAAGACTACCAAGAATTACAGCAAACCTATTCTGCCCTGCAAGTTAGTAACGAGCGGCTGCACACCCAAATCCAACAAGAGCGGCTGGCGTACGAAGAAAAAACCGCACTGGTCAACCAAGCGCGACAACAGCGGGATACAGAATTCGGCGTTCTACAAGCCGAAGCGACAGAATTACGCCGGCAGTTGGCCGAAGAACAAGTCCGCAATGAAGGCCTTGCCACCCGCATTGAGCAAGACCGAATTGCTCACGAAGAAAAGCTCGCCTTACTTACCGAGGCGCGTACCAGCTTAAGCGACCAATTCCAAAATCTCGCCAACAGCATACTCGAAGAAAAAACCAAAAAATTCAACGAACAAAATACCGAAAGCCTCAATCGGTTGCTCAATCCGCTCAATGAACGGATGGGGCAATTCAGCCAATTGGTACAAAATACTTACGAAAAAGAAGCCAAAGAACGGTTAACTCTCGAAAACGAACTCAAACGCCTGCAAAACCTCAACACGCAACTGCATAATGACGCCCAAGCACTTACCCAAGCCCTCACCGGCACTCAAAACAAAACCCAAGGCAACTGGGGCGAAATGATACTCGAAACGGTATTAGAAAATTCGGGCCTACTCAAAGGCCGTGAATATATTGTCCAGGCTGCAGGCACGCGTACGGAAGAAGACGGTAGTACACGCCGGCTGCAACCCGATATTCTCGTCAACCTGCCCGACAACAAACAAATCATTATCGACAGCAAAGTATCCCTGACATCTTATGTGCGCCATACCCAAGCTGCCGACAGTAGCGAAGCCAAACAGCACTTGGCGGCACACGTCGCCAGCATCCGCGCGCACATCAAAGGGCTTTCCCTCAAACAATACAGCAACATCGAAGGCATCAATACCCTCGACTTCATTTTTATGTTCATTCCAGTCGAGCCCGCTTATCTGCTGGCTCTTCAACACGACAATACCCTATTCCAAGAATGCTTCGACAAACGCATCATGCTGGTCGGCCCCAGTACCCTGCTGGCTACTTTGCGGACCGTAGCCAATATTTGGCGTAATGAGCAGCAAAACCAAAACGCACTTGCGATTGCCGAAGAGGGCGGCAAGTTATATGACAAATTCGTCGGTTTTGTCGGCACACTAGAAAATATAGGTAAAAACCTGGAGCAGGCACAAAGCCAATATCAGGCTGCCTATAAACAACTTTCCGAAGGCCGGGGCAATCTGGTAAATCGCGCCCAAAAACTTTACAAATTGGGAGCGAAAGCCAGCAAGCAATTAGAAAAATCCCTAATCGAACAAGCCCAAAACAGCCAGGAAGCATTACCTGAATATTCAGAGCATAAAGCCGACACGGCAGGCGGCTCGTTAGTGGAAAATTAA
- a CDS encoding dihydrolipoyl dehydrogenase — protein MKKIQADVVVIGGGTAGMGAFRNARLHTDNVYLIESHAFGTTCARVGCMPSKLLIAAAEARHHALHTDPFGVHLDKTSIEVNGEEVMDRVKSERDRFVGFVVSDVEEWPADKRIIGAAKFINEHTIQIDDHTQITADRIVIATGSRPIILPQWQGLGDKLIINDDVFSWNTLPESVAVFGPGVIGLELGQALHRLGVRVHIFGLGGMLGGISDPVVLAEAKAVFGEELTMNLDAKTDVKLNSKGKVEVQWSEGSESGVFTAEYLLAAVGRRPNTDQIGLENLNIELDERGVPKADRLTMQTSIPHIFIAGDASNQLPLLHEASDQGKIAGENAGTYPEIRNGLRRSPIGVVFTSPQIASIGLKFAQVQAQYPNPDDVAIGEVSFRNQGRSRVMLVNKGHMRVYAEQGSGLFLGAEIVGPAAEHLAHLLAWAHQQKMTITQMLDMPFYHPVIEEGLRTALRDVNSKLKTA, from the coding sequence ATGAAAAAAATCCAAGCAGACGTAGTAGTTATCGGCGGCGGCACCGCCGGCATGGGCGCATTCCGCAACGCGCGCCTGCACACCGACAATGTTTATTTAATTGAAAGCCATGCATTCGGCACCACTTGCGCACGCGTAGGCTGTATGCCTTCCAAATTACTGATTGCCGCAGCCGAAGCCCGCCATCATGCCTTGCATACCGACCCGTTCGGCGTACACCTGGATAAAACCAGTATTGAAGTCAATGGTGAAGAAGTTATGGACCGCGTTAAATCCGAACGCGACCGCTTTGTCGGTTTTGTAGTGAGCGACGTAGAAGAATGGCCGGCCGATAAACGCATCATCGGTGCAGCAAAATTCATCAATGAACACACCATTCAAATCGACGACCATACCCAAATCACTGCCGACCGCATCGTTATTGCTACCGGTTCGCGCCCGATTATCCTCCCACAATGGCAAGGCTTGGGCGACAAGCTGATTATTAACGATGACGTTTTCTCTTGGAATACGCTGCCCGAAAGCGTCGCCGTATTCGGCCCCGGCGTTATCGGTTTGGAGCTCGGACAAGCACTGCACCGCTTAGGAGTGCGTGTACACATCTTCGGCTTGGGCGGTATGCTCGGCGGCATTTCCGATCCTGTCGTACTCGCAGAAGCCAAAGCCGTATTCGGCGAAGAACTCACCATGAATCTGGATGCTAAAACCGACGTAAAACTCAATAGCAAAGGCAAAGTAGAAGTTCAATGGAGCGAAGGAAGCGAAAGCGGAGTATTCACTGCCGAGTACCTGCTGGCTGCAGTAGGCCGCCGCCCCAACACCGACCAAATCGGCTTGGAAAACCTCAATATTGAGTTAGACGAACGCGGCGTTCCCAAAGCCGACCGTCTCACCATGCAAACCAGCATTCCCCACATTTTTATCGCCGGAGACGCATCCAACCAACTGCCGCTGCTGCACGAAGCCAGCGACCAAGGCAAAATTGCCGGTGAAAACGCGGGTACTTACCCCGAAATCCGCAATGGTTTACGGCGCAGCCCTATCGGCGTAGTCTTTACCAGCCCGCAAATTGCCAGCATCGGTCTGAAATTCGCCCAAGTCCAAGCCCAATATCCCAATCCGGATGACGTTGCCATCGGCGAAGTATCCTTCCGCAATCAAGGCCGCAGCCGCGTCATGCTGGTTAATAAAGGCCACATGCGCGTTTACGCCGAACAAGGCAGCGGACTATTCCTCGGCGCCGAAATTGTCGGACCCGCAGCCGAACACCTTGCGCATCTGCTGGCTTGGGCACACCAGCAAAAAATGACCATCACACAAATGCTCGATATGCCTTTCTACCACCCCGTGATTGAAGAAGGCCTGCGCACCGCACTACGCGATGTAAACAGCAAATTAAAAACCGCCTGA
- a CDS encoding glutathione peroxidase produces the protein MALVDRTGQKVPSCTFHTRVGDSWKDVTTDELFSGKKVVVFSLPGAFTPTCSSTHLPRYNELANAFKENGVDSILCVSVNDTFVMNAWAADEESDNIVMIPDGNGEFTEGMGMLVDKNNLGFGKRSWRYSMLVNDGVIEKMFIEPEKEGDPFEVSDADTMLKHIAPEWKPQESIAIFTKPGCQFCAKAKAALEEKGLAYEEIVLGKDASIVSVRAITGKATAPQVFIGGKYIGGSEDLAAYLANV, from the coding sequence ATGGCTTTAGTAGATCGTACCGGTCAAAAAGTACCGAGCTGCACCTTCCACACCCGCGTAGGCGATTCTTGGAAAGACGTTACTACCGATGAATTGTTCAGCGGCAAAAAAGTAGTCGTATTCTCTCTGCCGGGCGCATTCACCCCCACCTGCTCTTCTACCCACCTGCCCCGCTACAACGAGTTGGCCAACGCGTTTAAAGAAAACGGTGTAGACAGCATCTTGTGCGTATCAGTAAACGACACTTTCGTAATGAATGCTTGGGCTGCCGACGAAGAGTCTGACAACATCGTGATGATCCCCGACGGCAACGGCGAATTCACCGAAGGCATGGGCATGTTGGTTGACAAAAACAACCTGGGCTTCGGTAAACGCTCTTGGCGTTACTCTATGCTGGTAAACGACGGCGTAATCGAAAAAATGTTCATCGAACCTGAAAAAGAAGGTGACCCCTTCGAAGTATCAGATGCCGACACCATGCTGAAACACATTGCCCCCGAATGGAAACCGCAAGAATCCATCGCTATCTTCACCAAACCCGGCTGCCAATTCTGTGCCAAAGCTAAAGCCGCTTTGGAAGAAAAAGGCTTGGCTTACGAAGAAATCGTATTGGGTAAAGACGCCAGCATCGTATCTGTACGCGCTATTACCGGTAAAGCTACCGCTCCGCAAGTATTCATCGGCGGCAAATATATCGGCGGCAGCGAAGATTTGGCAGCTTACTTGGCCAACGTTTAA